One genomic segment of Panicum virgatum strain AP13 chromosome 2N, P.virgatum_v5, whole genome shotgun sequence includes these proteins:
- the LOC120661266 gene encoding uncharacterized protein LOC120661266, giving the protein MKPRPPAGASSASAVTARLRPHLARITSFLIVFAVGYSVGLLSSSTRPSPKPSQTTIVRPHAAHLTDASTTVPATNATAAAAAATTSYPRSPPHDLFRFREECGEPVPSEAVVPTLLEKLFDGESPYAGFPTPQTAALLHPAKARPRGWGSTGAVFAELIEAVRPEVILELGAFLGASALHMAAVSRNLSLSPAILCVDDFRGWPAFRERFRRDVPPARHGDALLLPQFMANVAAAGDGAAARVLPLPFSTASALAALCGWGVYADLIEVDAGHDFHSAWADINLAWAVLRPGGVMFGHDYFTSADDRGVRRAVTLFAKVKGLTIRPHGQHWVLSPKPRGHGKAR; this is encoded by the coding sequence ATGAAGCCACGcccgccggcgggggcgtcgTCTGCTTCAGCCGTGACCGCCAGGCTCCGGCCGCACCTCGCGCGGATCACATCTTTCCTGATCGTCTTCGCCGTCGGCTACTCCGTCGGCCTCCTGTCCTCATCTACCCGGCCGTCGCCGAAGCCGTCCCAGACGACGATCGTGCGGCCGCACGCCGCGCACCTCACCGACGCCTCCACCACCGTCCCGGCGACGAAcgccacggccgcggcggcggcggcgacgacgagctacccgcggtcgccgccgcacgACCTGTTCCGATTCAGGGAGGAGTGCGGGGAGCCGGTGCCGAGCGAGGCCGTCGTGCCGACGCTGCTCGAGAAGCTGTTCGACGGCGAGAGCCCCTACGCGGGCTTCCCCACGCCGCAGACCGCGGCACTGCTGCACCCGGCGAAGGCGCGCCCGCGCGGGTGGGGCTCGACGGGGGCCGTGTTTGCGGAGCTCATCGAGGCGGTGCGCCCGGAGGTGATCCTCGAGCTGGGCGCCTTCCTGGGCGCGTCGGCGCTGCACATGGCGGCCGTGTCCCGGAACCTCTCGCTGTCCCCGGCCATCCTCTGCGTCGACGACTTCCGCGGGTGGCCGGCGTTCCGCGAGCGGTTCCGGCGCGACGTCCCGCCGGCGCGGCACGGGgacgcgctgctgctgccgcagtTCATGGCCAACGTGGCtgcggcgggcgacggcgccgcggcgcgcgtgcTGCCGCTGCCCTTCTCCACGGCGTCCGCGCTGGCCGCGCTGTGCGGGTGGGGCGTGTACGCGGACCTCATCGAGGTGGACGCCGGGCACGACTTCCACTCGGCGTGGGCGGACATCAACCTGGCCTGGGCCGTGCTCCGGCCAGGCGGCGTCATGTTCGGCCACGACTACTTCACCTCCGCCGACGACCGCGGCGTGCGCCGCGCCGTGACGCTCTTCGCTAAGGTCAAGGGGCTCACCATCCGGCCCCACGGCCAGCACTGGGTGCTCTCCCCAAAGCCGCGCGGCCACGGCAAAGCCCGGTGA
- the LOC120659160 gene encoding transcription factor MYC2-like, translating into MDEHLSPSSVSRPAPFSFSEASCTILELPSFEVPEQWLLADVVAAEGENEKDDLGACLGETPPAAGGVLSPPDSELSKLLLPSPSPSAQASAPAKRRGRKPGPRPGAGAAAASHVESERQRRENLNRRFCDLRAAVPTVSRMDKASLLADAARYIAELRARVAQLEADARHHAAVARWEPASADGDAGAAVGGELHVRKVGRDAAVVRVTSGARHAPAWLMGALRSLELQVQHACVSRVRGVTTQDVLVDVPAGATALQDDDDLRAALLQRLQDSG; encoded by the coding sequence ATGGATGAGCATCTCTCCCCATCCTCCGTCTCCAGACCCGCGCCTTTCTCCTTCTCTGAGGCGTCATGCACGATTCTTGAGCTACCGTCCTTCGAAGTCCCGGAGCAGTGGCTGCTGGCCGATGTcgtggcggcggagggagagaACGAGAAAGATGACTTGGGCGCCTGCCTGGGGGAAACgcctccggcggcgggcggcgtgctCTCCCCACCAGACTCGGAGCTCTCAAAGCTGCTGCTCCCGAGCCCCTCCCCCTCGGCAcaggcgtcggcgccggcgaagcGGCGGGGCCGGAAGCCCGGGCCGCGCCCCGGCGCGGGGGCCGCGGCCGCCAGCCACGTGGAGTCCGAGCGGCAGCGCCGCGAGAACCTGAACCGCCGGTTCTGcgacctccgcgccgccgtgcccaccGTGTCGCGCATGGACAAGGCCTCCCTCCTGGCCGACGCGGCGCGGTACATCGCCGAGCTCCGCGCCCGCGTGGCGCAGCTCGAGGCCGACGCGAGGCAccacgccgccgtggcgaggTGGGAGCCGGCCAGCGCCGACGGagacgcgggcgcggccgtCGGCGGGGAGCTGCACGTGCGGAAGGTGGGGCGGGACGCGGCCGTGGTGCGCGTGACGAGCGGCGCGCGCCACGCGCCGGCGTGGCTGATGGGCGCGCTCCGGTCGCTGGAGCTGCAGGTGCAGCACGCCTGCGTGAGCCGCGTGCGCGGCGTGACCACGCAGGACGTGCTCGTGGATGTGCCCGCCGGCGCCACAGCGCTGCAGGACGATGACGACCTGCGCGCGGCCCTGCTCCAGAGGCTGCAGGACAGCGGCTAA
- the LOC120661267 gene encoding protein ESMERALDA 1-like isoform X2 translates to MSPAAGLLNRVLPKLIEERLVRISPFANQLSFDALPAVRRLRCLANFEALKFSKLITTISNTLVSRMRGKSAGNNGKYVAVHLRFEEDMVAFSCCIFDGGDNEKKQLDVAREKGWRGKFTRPGRVIRPGAIRMNGECPLTPLKGAVKGELCRLQDPEGKPPVMGWWPSRSDTFVENHNTGSTQGHWPFPSDHIRKVAISERINITVSRTEEFGGAQWTPFRICLGRIYKGKQKGLR, encoded by the exons ATGTCTCCAGCAGCTGGTCTCTTGAATCGAGTTCTCCCCAAGTTGATTGAAGAAAG GCTCGTAAGGATATCACCTTTTGCAAATCAGCTGTCATTTGATGCCCTTCCAGCTGTTCGACGTCTCAGATGTCTAGCAAATTTTGAAGCCttaaaattttctaaactaatcaCAACTATATCTAACACCTTAGTTTCTCGAATGAGAGGAAAAAGTGCTGGAAACAATGGGAAATATGTAGCAGTGCATCTCCGCTTCGAAGAG GATATGGTTGCTTTCTCTTGTTGCATATTTGATGGAGGTGACAATGAGAAGAAGCAATTGGATGTAGCCAGAGAAAAAGGTTGGAGAGGGAAGTTTACAAGGCCAGGACGTGTAATAAGGCCTGGAGCAATTAGGATGAATGGGGAATGTCCACTGACACCGTTGAAG GGAGCTGTCAAAGGAGAGCTGTGTCGGTTGCAAGATCCGGAAGGAAAACCACCTGTGATGGGATGGTGGCCTTCAAGATCAGATACATTTGTTGAAAATCATAACACAGGGTCAACTCAG GGTCATTGGCCTTTTCCATCTGATCATATTAGGAAG GTTGCTATTTCAGAAAGGATCAACATTACCGTTTCGAG GACTGAAGAGTTTGGCGGCGCGCAGTGGACGCCTTTTCGGATTTGCCTTGGTAGAATATACAAAGGTAAACAAAAAG GTTTAAGATAA
- the LOC120661267 gene encoding protein ESMERALDA 1-like isoform X1, producing MSPAAGLLNRVLPKLIEERLVRISPFANQLSFDALPAVRRLRCLANFEALKFSKLITTISNTLVSRMRGKSAGNNGKYVAVHLRFEEDMVAFSCCIFDGGDNEKKQLDVAREKGWRGKFTRPGRVIRPGAIRMNGECPLTPLKGAVKGELCRLQDPEGKPPVMGWWPSRSDTFVENHNTGSTQGHWPFPSDHIRKVAISERINITVSRTEEFGGAQWTPFRICLGRIYKGKQKGMLHIQPLANHSCPFSHTFTLPTTSTR from the exons ATGTCTCCAGCAGCTGGTCTCTTGAATCGAGTTCTCCCCAAGTTGATTGAAGAAAG GCTCGTAAGGATATCACCTTTTGCAAATCAGCTGTCATTTGATGCCCTTCCAGCTGTTCGACGTCTCAGATGTCTAGCAAATTTTGAAGCCttaaaattttctaaactaatcaCAACTATATCTAACACCTTAGTTTCTCGAATGAGAGGAAAAAGTGCTGGAAACAATGGGAAATATGTAGCAGTGCATCTCCGCTTCGAAGAG GATATGGTTGCTTTCTCTTGTTGCATATTTGATGGAGGTGACAATGAGAAGAAGCAATTGGATGTAGCCAGAGAAAAAGGTTGGAGAGGGAAGTTTACAAGGCCAGGACGTGTAATAAGGCCTGGAGCAATTAGGATGAATGGGGAATGTCCACTGACACCGTTGAAG GGAGCTGTCAAAGGAGAGCTGTGTCGGTTGCAAGATCCGGAAGGAAAACCACCTGTGATGGGATGGTGGCCTTCAAGATCAGATACATTTGTTGAAAATCATAACACAGGGTCAACTCAG GGTCATTGGCCTTTTCCATCTGATCATATTAGGAAG GTTGCTATTTCAGAAAGGATCAACATTACCGTTTCGAG GACTGAAGAGTTTGGCGGCGCGCAGTGGACGCCTTTTCGGATTTGCCTTGGTAGAATATACAAAGGTAAACAAAAAGGTATGCTGCACATCCAACCGCTAGCAAACCATTCCTGCCCATTCAGCCACACTTTCACACTTCCCACAACAAGCACAAGGTGA
- the LOC120661267 gene encoding protein ESMERALDA 1-like isoform X5 produces MSPAAGLLNRVLPKLIEERLVRISPFANQLSFDALPAVRRLRCLANFEALKFSKLITTISNTLVSRMRGKSAGNNGKYVAVHLRFEEDMVAFSCCIFDGGDNEKKQLDVAREKGWRGKFTRPGRVIRPGAIRMNGECPLTPLKVAISERINITVSRTEEFGGAQWTPFRICLGRIYKGKQKGMLHIQPLANHSCPFSHTFTLPTTSTR; encoded by the exons ATGTCTCCAGCAGCTGGTCTCTTGAATCGAGTTCTCCCCAAGTTGATTGAAGAAAG GCTCGTAAGGATATCACCTTTTGCAAATCAGCTGTCATTTGATGCCCTTCCAGCTGTTCGACGTCTCAGATGTCTAGCAAATTTTGAAGCCttaaaattttctaaactaatcaCAACTATATCTAACACCTTAGTTTCTCGAATGAGAGGAAAAAGTGCTGGAAACAATGGGAAATATGTAGCAGTGCATCTCCGCTTCGAAGAG GATATGGTTGCTTTCTCTTGTTGCATATTTGATGGAGGTGACAATGAGAAGAAGCAATTGGATGTAGCCAGAGAAAAAGGTTGGAGAGGGAAGTTTACAAGGCCAGGACGTGTAATAAGGCCTGGAGCAATTAGGATGAATGGGGAATGTCCACTGACACCGTTGAAG GTTGCTATTTCAGAAAGGATCAACATTACCGTTTCGAG GACTGAAGAGTTTGGCGGCGCGCAGTGGACGCCTTTTCGGATTTGCCTTGGTAGAATATACAAAGGTAAACAAAAAGGTATGCTGCACATCCAACCGCTAGCAAACCATTCCTGCCCATTCAGCCACACTTTCACACTTCCCACAACAAGCACAAGGTGA
- the LOC120661267 gene encoding protein ESMERALDA 1-like isoform X3, with protein MSPAAGLLNRVLPKLIEERLVRISPFANQLSFDALPAVRRLRCLANFEALKFSKLITTISNTLVSRMRGKSAGNNGKYVAVHLRFEEDMVAFSCCIFDGGDNEKKQLDVAREKGWRGKFTRPGRVIRPGAIRMNGECPLTPLKGAVKGELCRLQDPEGKPPVMGWWPSRSDTFVENHNTGSTQGHWPFPSDHIRKVAERVLMKNGSIPFFNMLFA; from the exons ATGTCTCCAGCAGCTGGTCTCTTGAATCGAGTTCTCCCCAAGTTGATTGAAGAAAG GCTCGTAAGGATATCACCTTTTGCAAATCAGCTGTCATTTGATGCCCTTCCAGCTGTTCGACGTCTCAGATGTCTAGCAAATTTTGAAGCCttaaaattttctaaactaatcaCAACTATATCTAACACCTTAGTTTCTCGAATGAGAGGAAAAAGTGCTGGAAACAATGGGAAATATGTAGCAGTGCATCTCCGCTTCGAAGAG GATATGGTTGCTTTCTCTTGTTGCATATTTGATGGAGGTGACAATGAGAAGAAGCAATTGGATGTAGCCAGAGAAAAAGGTTGGAGAGGGAAGTTTACAAGGCCAGGACGTGTAATAAGGCCTGGAGCAATTAGGATGAATGGGGAATGTCCACTGACACCGTTGAAG GGAGCTGTCAAAGGAGAGCTGTGTCGGTTGCAAGATCCGGAAGGAAAACCACCTGTGATGGGATGGTGGCCTTCAAGATCAGATACATTTGTTGAAAATCATAACACAGGGTCAACTCAG GGTCATTGGCCTTTTCCATCTGATCATATTAGGAAG GTTGCTGAAAGAGTGCTTATGAAAAACGGCAGCATTCCATTCTTTAATATGCTCTTTGCCTGA
- the LOC120661267 gene encoding protein ESMERALDA 1-like isoform X4 codes for MSPAAGLLNRVLPKLIEERLVRISPFANQLSFDALPAVRRLRCLANFEALKFSKLITTISNTLVSRMRGKSAGNNGKYVAVHLRFEEDMVAFSCCIFDGGDNEKKQLDVAREKGWRGKFTRPGRVIRPGAIRMNGECPLTPLKGAVKGELCRLQDPEGKPPVMGWWPSRSDTFVENHNTGSTQGHWPFPSDHIRKMLGCYFRKDQHYRFED; via the exons ATGTCTCCAGCAGCTGGTCTCTTGAATCGAGTTCTCCCCAAGTTGATTGAAGAAAG GCTCGTAAGGATATCACCTTTTGCAAATCAGCTGTCATTTGATGCCCTTCCAGCTGTTCGACGTCTCAGATGTCTAGCAAATTTTGAAGCCttaaaattttctaaactaatcaCAACTATATCTAACACCTTAGTTTCTCGAATGAGAGGAAAAAGTGCTGGAAACAATGGGAAATATGTAGCAGTGCATCTCCGCTTCGAAGAG GATATGGTTGCTTTCTCTTGTTGCATATTTGATGGAGGTGACAATGAGAAGAAGCAATTGGATGTAGCCAGAGAAAAAGGTTGGAGAGGGAAGTTTACAAGGCCAGGACGTGTAATAAGGCCTGGAGCAATTAGGATGAATGGGGAATGTCCACTGACACCGTTGAAG GGAGCTGTCAAAGGAGAGCTGTGTCGGTTGCAAGATCCGGAAGGAAAACCACCTGTGATGGGATGGTGGCCTTCAAGATCAGATACATTTGTTGAAAATCATAACACAGGGTCAACTCAG GGTCATTGGCCTTTTCCATCTGATCATATTAGGAAG ATGCTAGGTTGCTATTTCAGAAAGGATCAACATTACCGTTTCGAG GACTGA